One Myxococcota bacterium DNA segment encodes these proteins:
- a CDS encoding GNAT family N-acetyltransferase yields the protein MLALIMLAKLTNNLEINLRFLEKKDDQKVQKWLQDPYVLNLTFVISGPERRAILPFDQKMMDQYIHALLVDKTRKTFAIEVDREHVGNVGLKEINLETKRAELFIEIGEEKYRGLGVGKAAMAILLDHAAYALGLVEICLEVLEFNHVALKLYQQLGFEISHRSGWHYDAEGRYWQVWWMKLPAERWSKTRENLLFPDNLQLNPLI from the coding sequence ATGCTAGCATTAATTATGCTCGCCAAATTGACCAATAATTTAGAAATAAATTTGCGATTTTTAGAAAAAAAAGACGATCAAAAAGTACAAAAATGGCTCCAAGATCCTTACGTGTTAAATTTAACTTTTGTGATCTCAGGCCCAGAGCGCCGTGCAATTTTGCCATTCGATCAAAAGATGATGGACCAATATATCCATGCCTTGTTGGTTGATAAAACACGTAAAACTTTCGCCATCGAAGTTGATAGAGAACATGTGGGCAATGTCGGCCTAAAAGAGATAAATCTGGAGACAAAAAGAGCTGAACTATTCATAGAAATTGGTGAAGAAAAGTACCGAGGCTTAGGCGTCGGAAAAGCCGCCATGGCGATTTTATTGGACCATGCGGCCTATGCATTAGGCCTGGTGGAAATCTGCCTGGAAGTATTGGAGTTCAACCATGTCGCGCTCAAGCTCTATCAGCAATTGGGCTTCGAAATCTCCCACCGCTCTGGCTGGCACTACGATGCTGAAGGCCGCTACTGGCAAGTCTGGTGGATGAAATTGCCCGCTGAAAGGTGGTCAAAAACCAGAGAAAACCTGCTGTTCCCCGACAATCTACAATTAAACCCGCTAATTTAG